TTACACTGCCGTCGTATAGAAGAACTGTATAAAGTGATGGGCAATGTGTCATGTAACGTGTCCTAATAAATGGTAATGAGCCCTGAGGTGTGAACAGTCTGTCCTTCTCATACACAGGAGTGTGATCTACCAGAGGTGTTATATGAAGGGGAActtggtggggaaaaaaaaagaaagtttgatTATCTCACTTTTATGGTTTTCAATAAAGGTAAGATAAATAATACTCTCTACTTTTTCCACTGTTGTACAATACCTAATCCCCAGAGTAAACCATTCTACCTATCAATCACAGCTAAACTACCTGTGTCTGTCATTCACTAGCACTGAACCTTCAGAAACATATACAGAGGGGTTTGGATAGGCATGGACAGGAATAGAGTTGTTGGCATAATGCTGTGACTTCCTGCTGGGAGAGGGGAAGAGAGAGCTGCATTATGCATAGTATGGACACAGAGCTGATCAAATGATGATTGATGAAATCATACAATATAAAATATGTGGGAAATTGGACTAGTAACTCATTGAGCTACAACAATTGTTGCCTAGgctcaatgcatcacactgccggtcagcctatcaccggccgaggcgggaaatTTGCTGACTGGCAGCGTGACTAGGCACTGATCAGGGCTGGTCCAGGAAGAAGACAATGGCAGAGGAACGGAGCAAGATATCGGACAccaggggaccggcggcagttGAGTCCGGTTTATTGTTTCATTTTCTTGCAGCCTGAGAAGACCCATGTAGGAAAatgaatcccctatccaaaggataggggataagtgtctgatgacATGGTTGTTGCCATTGGCACTCTTCCCTTGCGATGTCCTGTATGGAGCTCCAGCTCTCTTCACGAACAGAGTGGGGGTCCGCACACGCCCTCCATTTATCTTAATGGGAGAGCCGGAGTGCTGTactcatgtatctctggctctcccatagagatgaatggagggcacATGCTTACCCCTGCTCCGGCCGTGAGAAGAGCTGGAGTACGGTACAGGAGATGAcatcggaccccccatgatcagacacttatacattttcctactTCTTTAAAGTACAATATTCCATAGCTATAGTTAATACAAAGTATCATTGTATCTTTCTGTTACATTTATGGAGTGTATAAGAAATGTATATTATTTAATGTCATACTTTGTATGGAGAAGAAAGGCTTGAGGCTTAGAACACCCACCTTCTCTGTAGAAGCTCGGCTCCATACATCAGCCTTATTAAGTGCTCGGCTGGAAGCGGAAGACACACGAATtggaagaaaaaagcaaaaaagcccTATAATTATACTGGGATCGGCAGCGGAAAATTCATTGTTGGTATAAGGGAGAAAAGCCGCGTGCTCTGTAATCTGGGGCCCCGCCAGCACTCAGtttcctgtttttattttttttttattataatcaaTGAATTATAACCTGATACAATTGCGCACACAAAATCCTGGCAATGGTACAAAGGGACAATTAATGGCAAATAATTGTTCACGGAAAATAGCTCCGGGATGAAAGGAGGTTTTCAGTACACTGAGCAggaatgtattattttattttacttgtataattattggacagacttcctGCCTAGGTTACTGCAAAAGTAGCTGAAGAGAACTGCACTGATCGCAATGCAACAAGAAGACATTTGCACATTACTGTGTAGCTGTGTACATTAACCCCTACCCTAGACCAGTGTATCATATCTATCAATttgtcttatatctatctatcatatatctatctcatatctgtatatctatctaccaaagaaaatgcagcagcactccggtTCAGATGAAATTGGtgttaggctttattcatcaagtgaaaaaaacacaacgtttcgaccgtctcACACGGTCTTTGACAAAGAACATGTGAGACGGTcgaaatgttgtgtttttttcacttgatgaataaagcctaacaCCAATTTCATCTGAaccggagtgctgctgcattttctTTGATAATTTTGGGAGCCCTACCTGGGCCAGACCAGCCTGCACCCGGATACTCTACAAGGGAGTGCGTTTCTCCTTCaagaatctatctatctcatatctatctcatatctatctatctacaagaaacaaatagatgcagcacaccacagcttgaaAATCACGGTGTAAGGTTTATTCCAtctagatatctatctatctatctatctatctatctatctgtctgtctgtctctgtctatctatctgtctgtctatctatctatctcatatctatctatctcatatctatctaatatctatctatctatctatctatctatctatctatctatctgtctgtcttgtTCTCCTGTATATCTATACTTCTATTGTATTTTAAGTCCTTTCCtgttgtataccgtatttttcgccctataggacgcaccggcatataagacgcacccaattttaaaggtgcaaaatctagaaaaaaaagattctgaagccaacagtgatcttcaacctgcggaccaccagatgttgcaaaactacaactccctccgggaatgctgggatttgtagttttgctacatctggaggtccgcaggttgaagaccactggtataggaggtaatactcacgtgtccccgccgctctggacccgtcaccgctgccctggatgtcgctccattgctgccGCCACGTCCCCgtgctgtccccgccgctccggacgtcttcttccccgggatccacgctctccgtcgccgtcatcacgtcgctacgcacgccgctcctattggatgacgtcaaaggagagcgccggccatgcaatggATCTCGGCATGGAGCAGaccctgaggaggcaggtaaggtccctcccggtgtcctgtaagctgttcaggtcaccgcgatttcaccgcggcggtcccgaacagcccgactgagtagccgggttagtgtcactttcgcttcagacgcggcagtcagctttgatcgctgcgtctgaagggttaatacagggcatcactgcgatcggtgatgtcctgtattagccgcgggtcccggccgttgatggccgcagagaccgccacgataggtgtgtattcgccatataagaagcaccaattccccccccccctttggggaagaaaaagtgcgtcttatacggcgaaaaatacggtaaatcaagCTCTGTAGGTAAATTACCAAAGCCATGTTCTGACTGCCGGTCACCACGATAACCTCTTGTGCCCAACTATACCCAGCTTTGTGCTTTCTGCTTCTACTACAATCTTCTAATACATCCCATAGATCAGATGGAATCCATCACAGAGGCTTTGTATGGTCCCAGAACCTTGTCTTATTTCTATTAATACCAAGTACTATTGAAGAACGACCTTTCAGCTATATCCCACTGCTATATCCCTGCCCACTCTGATGCCTGTGCTCTGGTATATCACACTATATTGGATTTTCTATTAGCACCATGTTAGCTTTATGTCCGTCCACTACATTTTTCCTTGGATGTGTAATTTACCAGAATCACTGACATGAAGGTGTTTCATAACTGTGGGATTGGTGATATGTGAAGCCGCATTCATCCATACATACTATATGTGTTATCTATATGTGGGATTCTCCGGCATGTCCTGACAGACCAGTGTTTATTCACATTGTGACCCAGGTTTTGTAGAAATGCACGGCCCCGGCTCTCTtctcccctctgtgtgtgtctccaCCTAATAAAGGAAATGTAtcacctatataaaaaaaaaaaaattataagaattatatataaaaaacaaaacttcaacatatttgtattattataatttttttgttcttGCATATTGTCCATCATTTTTGCCATTTACATGATGATGGGGGCATCCCCCTTGCCATAGCTCTAAACTGCAGCTATAGAGCAGCCCAGAAGCATAGCCAGCAGGGGGCAGAGGGGGCAGTGACCAGGGAAGTTCTGCTATGAGGCGAGATGAATAACTTACCTCAGGGGGCCCCACTTAGCATCAATTAGGGGGCAATGCCAGAGCTGACATAAAAACAAAACAGCTCAGAATTTGCAGGCTTGGCATCAcattccagacccccccccccccccagaaatggAGTGTGAACTCTGCCCTGTCACAGGCATTACTCATCATTGGCTACTGCACCAGATCAGAGGAGGAAGCAGGAGCCCCGccgcatttttttactttttttttttaaactttagcaCAAATGGGAGACTaattgcctactgtggggggatgcATACCTGTATGGTAATATATGGTCACAGCGTGGTGCATATAGATTTtttaatctcccccattatagaGGAGTGATTGAAATCAGTCACATATTATGTAAATTtctctggaggttatatcagtactcgAGCATTATaaaaggagcggctgatatcagtcacatatgatgtaatgactctggtaatatgtatggtgataatattccttcttgtgtACTAGTATTATTAattatattggtctcagtatactggatttggtcagttacagtatgatggtaatatgtttggtgatcattttcttccttgtatactggtattggtaatattggtgtcagtatacaggtacagccaccttttgctttgattactgctttgcacactctttctcttgatgagcttcaagaggtagtcacctgaaatggtcttccaacagtcttgaaggagttcccagagatgcttagcacttgttggcccttttgccttcattgggttcaggtctggtgactgtggaggccaggtcatctggcgcagcaccccatcactctccttcttggtcaaatagcccttacacagcctggaggtgtgtttggggtcattgtcctgttgaaaaataaatgatggtccaactaaacgcaaactggatggaatagcatgccgctgcaagatgctggttcagtatgccttcaattttgaataaatccgcaacagtgtcaccagaaaagcacccccacaccatcacacctcctcctccatgcttcacagtgggaaccaggcatgtagagtccatccgttcaccttttctgcgtcgcacaaagacacggtggttggaaccaaagatctcaaatttggactcatcagaccaaagcacagatttgtTGTTggagagttgatccagaggaaggcaaaaaaccctcatactagaggtaaaaactccttcccgactcaaaatatggcatcagaataaatccctggatcaacgttctgtccctataaatctagaatccataacctgtaatgttattattctcccaaaaaaatgcatccagaccccttttaaaatcTTTTACCAAGTTCTCCACGACCACCTCCTCTgatagagaattccacagtctcactgctcttacagtaaagaatccccatctgtgctggtgtagaaaccttctttcctctagacgtagaggatgcccccttgttatagatacagtcctgggtataactaaatcatgggagagatctctgtacatccccctgatatatttatatatagttattaggtgtcccctaagccttctttttcctaaactaaataaccctaattctgataatctttctgggtactgtagtcctcccattccctgtattaccctggttgcccatctttgaaccctctccagctccactatatctttcttgtacactagtgcccagtactgtacacagtattatatgtgtggtctgactagtgatttgtacagcggtagaattatttccttgtcatgggcatctatgcccctattgatgcaccccattattttatttgccttggcagcagctgcccgacactggtcactacagctaaatttactattaactaagactcctaagtccttttccacgtcagttgtcccaagtgtgctcccatttaatacataaccccagcccagatttttcctctccatgtgcattaccttacatttatcagtgttgaacctcatgtaccacttcccagcccaaacctccaacctatccagatccatttgtaacagtgcactgtcctctatagtgtttaccgctttacagagtttaatatCATCTCCAAAGGTTGCTACTTTActgttcaacccctctacaaggtcattaataaatatattaaatagaacaggacccaagactgacccctgtggtaccccactagtaacagtcacccaatcagaataagtaccattaataaccaccctatgtttcctatcactgagccagttacttacccacttacacacattttcccccagtctaatccttctcattttatgcaccaaccttttatgtggcaccgtatcaaatgctttgtaaaaatccagatatatgacatccagcgattccccctggtccagtctggagctcacctcctcataaaagctgatcaggttagtttgacaggaccgacctCTCATAAAGccttgctgatatggagtcatacatatatttttatcaagatacttcaaaatagcaaccctttacatacaacggaggataaactaacaggcctataatttccggggtcaccttttgacccctttttaaatattggcaccacatttgccatgcaccagtcctggggaacagtccctattactatagagtccctgaatattaaaaataggggtctatctattacattacttaattcctttagaacatgggggtgaaagCCATCTGAGTTTCcaaacagtaggtgtaggcaacaaaagtccccctcattaggtttaggaaacagagttcccccacattaggcataggcagcagaagtcccccccccaataggtgtaggcagcagatttcccccacaataggtgtaggtagcagaagccccccacattagctcTAGGTagtagtgttcccccacattacgtgtaggcagcagaagtcccccacattaggtgtaggcagcagagttcccccacattaggtgtaggcagcagagttcccccacagtaggtgaaggcagcagaagtcccccacagtaggtgtaggcagcagaagttccccatattaggtgtaggcagcagagttcccccacagtaggtgtaggcactagacgtgccccacattaggtgtaggtagcagagttcccccacagtaggtgtaggcagcagagtttccccacagtaggtgtaggcagcagagttcccccacagtaggtgtaggcagcagaagtgccccacattaggtgtaggcagcagaagtcccccacattaggtgtcggcagcagagttcccccacagtaggtgtaggcagcagaagtcccccacattaggtgtaggcagcagaagtcccccacattaggtgtaggcagcagagttcccccacagtaggtgtaggcagcagacgtgccccacattaggtgtaggtagcagagttctcccacagtaggtgtaggcagcagagtttccccacagtaggtgtaggcagcagtttcccaacagtaggtgtaggcagcagagtttccccacagtaggtgtaggcagcagagtttccccacagttggtgtaggcagcagagttcccccacagtaggtgtaggcagcagagttcctccatagtaggtgtaggcagtagaaTTCtgacacagtgggtgtaggcagcagagttcccccacagtaggtgtaggcagtagaaTTAcgacacagtgggtgtaggcagcagagttctcccacagtaggtgtaggcagcagagtttccccacagttggtgtaggcagcagagttcccccacagtaggtgtaggcagcagagttcctccatagtaggtgtaggcagtagaaTTCTGACACAATGGGTGtaggcggcagagttcccccacagtaggtgtaggcagtagaaTTAcgacacagtgggtgtaggcagcagagttctcccacaataggtgtaggcagcagagtttccccacagttggtgtaggcagcagagttcccccacagtaggtgtaggcagcagagttcccccacagtaggtgtaggcagtagaaTTCtgacacagtgggtgtaggcagcagagttcctccacagtaggtgtaggcagtagaaTTCcgacacagtgggtgtaggcagcagagttcccccacagtaggtgtaggcagcagaactaCCCCCTTCAGCCCCAACACCCCCCCACACCCCCTAATTCCCTTCCCTCCCCAACGGACCAGCCGGTAAGTCCACCCCTGCCCCgctgcatacaaggtcctgataccAGTGTCAGGTCCTTGTATGCTGAAGTGAGGCAGGCAGCGGTCGGCCCGTGCTATCTTCCGCATTATGCAGCGAAGCACGAGCCATCTGCTGCCGGCTCACAGGGCGGGCGGACTACCCGGAATATTTCCGGTATCCTGGtaggccagtctggccctgcatATGGTTCTTAGATTTGCTCCTAAAAATGGCGCTAATGTGTTTTGAGCATGTAACTGCTTCTACTCACAGCACGATTTAAAGAGGTTACCCACTCAAAATGCATTCACATAGGTTTTGTTAGGAGGGGGAACAATCCTTCATAAGGGCTAATTACATGGGGAGCAGCAGATGGGCTAGATTCACCTCTGCCAGTTACCCCAGACCCATTTACATAGTGAGAGAGATAGGAAAAGCAGAGGAAACGTCTCAATCTGCCACTGAGCACAAGAAAGACGATTCAGCTGGATGTGTACTTGAGAATGATCTGCTGTGTAATTTCATCCCATCAGAGTCCCTTTAATCTGGAGTGTGCGGTGGAGCTCACCTTCTAGTGTCTTCTCGCCTTCTAGCATCTTCTCGCCCTGTCACAGTGGTGGGGAAATAATTTTCTGTATCTAATGGAGCTGAGAAATTGCCGTCTGTAAGACACATTGTTTTTAGATCCTACCCGGCAGAAATCCTATTAGAGAGTTGAagagattgattttttttttaccagtttttttttttttctttatcccaAGTCCCTAATCTGTCACAAGCTGCCTGTGTATGATATCTGGACAACCTTCTATAGTCAGGATTCTGCTGAGGTTGCACAACTCATAGCAGCCATCCAGGGGGTTTGGCATCTGTCCTACTGTTATGCATTGACTTGTAGATGTCATGTTTATGTTTAACCTCAATGACCCTCAAATCCCATAATGCAGTGCACTAACATGAAATAAGTACTTTTTAGGCTACCAAGGGACCCACTGTAGCTCTATTGTCTTCCAGCCCCACATACACAGGGCCTATTCCAGATGCACATGGGTCTTTGCATGGCCCTGCCTAGACCATGCTTAGCTTAGACCGCGAGGGCCCTAAAGCTTGTGGGTGAAGGCATCTCTCTACATTTTTCTGGTACGGATGCAAGCCCTGTGTTTAGCGCTTTGAGGCAGAATACAGAACCCCATTATGCATTGCACCAAAGTAAGATGCGTTCATTTAACTCAACATAAAAGCAAACTGTGCCGAAGATTTCAAGTGCTGGTTGAACCTTgaatgcaatttttttaaagagttttcttttctttttacatgttTAAAAGTTGCATTCACAAGTAAAATCCACATCTAGCGTACATATGTAAACATGTGAGCTTTagaagcatattttttgtacacattttgtcATGATTTTTTGGTGTGGATCTTCAAAGtccaattgacttcaataggaaaAACACTTTATGCTGTttttaaaaaggtattacaacttatagtacttatcccctatccaagtttgggatataagtgtctgatcatgaagGTCTGAAAGCTCCCCCCCTCCCACATCTTGACAACAGGCACCTGAATCTTACCTTGGAATGGACCGTGCACAATGCCGCCACCCCAGTCATTGTCTATGGAGCTGTCGGAGATGGCCCATTGCAGCACATACAAGACTCGCCGCTACAGTCTGAGGCATgctcctgtggatagggcataagtaatATAAATTGTTACCATGACTattgttgcttaaaggggtactccgccccgaaacatcttatcccatatccaaagggctggggcaccccagacatccagatgactggcaatgctcagctggggcaccccagacatccagatgactggcgattcaGGGCggcggctcgtgatgtcacgttcaTGCCCcattcatgacgtcatggccatgccccctcaatgcaagtctatagacttgcattgaggggcgcggctgtgatgtcatgagcggggcgcaTCCGTGACATTTTGGGCCTCCCacactgcacctgatgctctaaacaaacgccggctgcagcagggagatcgtgggggttcccagcggtgggacacccgcaaccagacatcttatccgttatcctttggatagggggataagatgtctaggggcggagtacgcctttaacatGGGCTCATTTGGGCAGTGTCAGAAAATACCAGGAATGCTTTAATGTACAGATTTGGTATAAATGTATATTCTTAttcatattgatatatatttcatATAGTAAACTTTCACATACAGGCCTCTAAATGAACACCAGCACCACATTGCTTTGATAATACATGCTGTAAAAGTACAAATAGTAGTAAAAAGTTCCATTACAAATTGTAGAAAAAGCTATTTAACATTGTCTATCCCATCAATACATGATCAGATAACATATGGCAACGCTGTAGAACAATCTTACAAAACAAATgagagagaaataaaaaaaacaataacttaaaatgaaattttttaaaatgtttaagaCAACATGTAGAAGAGGGAACATAATCCAAGTGCTTTAACGTTCAATTGGAAGAACATAAGATGACAGGTACAGCCTGAAGAACAAACTTGAAGTCTCTGTCATTTATTTAAGAAaattcgtttttttcttttttaatctttttttataaaaatgttttcctttagAAATGAATGTAGCTATGCCTGGTCaagatcagttaaaggggtactcccatgcccaagccttctgaacatccgattcagaaggcttggagcggaagcagttgtgacatcacgtccccgcccccttgtgatattatgccacgcctcctccattgatgtctatgggagggggcatgacggtcgtcacgccccctcccatagacatcaatggagggggcgtggcgtgatgtcacgagggggcgggggcgtgacatcacgactgccgccgctgctccaagccttctgaatCGGCTGTTCAGAAGGTTcaggcacaggagtacccctttaaattaccaaTTTAGATCAATAATGGTCAATAATGGTTGTCCGGCATAGGCTGTAAAATATAAATTCCATGAGGTCTTCAGGTCACATCTTAGAATTGTTGACGTCAGAAGAAGAGAAGACCAGCCCTGTGGCCTAGACATGTAAATTCcatattagtagtgcactgtaggTGGACATTTCATACCTTGCTTGCTCTTTAACACACAGTTAGACATTGGCAACTTAATGTTGTATTCTGGATCTTGAGCAGTCTTGGAGAAGGTGACGATGGAGACCATGTCATCGCCAATGTCTACCTGTGACCTCCAACGTCTACAGATAAGAAGTTTTTTGAGTGCTCTCTGAAAGTCCCGGttcagaaaagcatataacataggATTAATGGTTGAATTACAATATCCCAACCAAGTAATATATTTGAAAGTATTGACAAGAACCTTGCTGGTGGAACTTGTCCCCTTTGCTGCTATCAAAACATTCAGGACAAAGTATGGTAGCCAGCACATGACGAACACCGAGATGATGATACTCATGGTCCTGGTGGCTTTATGTTCCAGTTGCAAGTTGTTTTGGCGCTTGCTGTTTGGATGGTAATGGAGATCCAGAGTCTGGGAGACAATCCGAGTGGCCTTAAGGCGTGAAGCTCTGTAGATGAAGAAGTACATACTGCACATGATCATAAATGGGATGTAGAAGGCCAGAGAAGATGCAACGATTGCAAAGGTCCAGTTGGTCACGAAGATGCATTCCTTCCCATTGTCAAAGTCTATGCCTGGTATTTCATTCCAGCCTTGCATGACTGGTAGGAAGGAGATTAAGGAGGAGTAGACCCATATTGTCACAGTCATAAGGATACATCTACAGGGAAATAAGAGATGAACTCAATACATTTGACGGAAAAACACTTAATAAAATATCCTAGAACAATCAAGTCAGCTGAAGAAATGTCTTAAAAAATCCTTGTACATGACGAACCCCTTTATAGGCTTTAGAAGGGTCACCAACAAAACACCAAACTGAGTAGGACTTCTATAGGTGTTATGGTCAATATTGCTTATATATAAGCCATTGGTAGCCTTAAAGGGTACTCAGCcaaggggtccggccgctgggacccccacgatctccagtgcAGCACCTCAGTAATCAGCTGCATGGAGCCAACTCAGCTCCGTTCTGGATTACGGGTGAccacatctgtcacgccccctccattcatgtctgtcacacccccctcccacagacatgaatggaggaggaaaTATCATGACAAAATGTTTAGAGCGCCGAATGACCaaaccccccacgatcaggcatcttattccctatcctttggataagggataagatgactaggggcagagtacccctttaaagggatagtccaCTTTGGATAACTACTATAAACTGAATACAGGATGCCCTGTCGGAGTGTTCAGTTTTAATCTGTTGAGGAACCTTGTAGCATTACACAATTATAAATTGAAATAGTTTGACTATGTAACAAGCAGGTATGATGCGTCCTCCAGAGATAAAGGCCCAGATTTAGCATTGTACCTGAGACAAaagagaaggggttaaaactattcTTATTTGCATAATATACTGGAAAATCTGCAATTCTATATGATTTGGTGCACTTATGTCAGTCACGATTTTATTGCATTTGTTTGTAGACTTGCTGCAGAAACTTTCTAAATCAACTCTGAGCAGTGTGACCCTATCTATAGAGTCACCTACTTATAGTGACAATTAAGCTTCATTTATGGCTGGTCACAGCAGCAGTGTCACCTGAGTCATCCAGGTAGAGGGATCTCACCTTACACAGGGGATGCCGACATGTATGTGACAGAAATAACCGGATATTCTGTGCATGGTAATAACTGCATCAATACAAGCGGAACATGGAAACTCAAATGTATGGATGAGAAATTCACCTTTTATGTCTGGGTGAAAAATTCCATTAAAATAATAATCCCAGGAGcaaacactttacatatagtGGATCCCATTCTAAAAGTAATCatattcttaaagggtacctctcatcaaataaacttttgatatattttagattaatgaatgttgaataactttccaatagcatgttaatgaaaaatatgcttctttctattgtatttttcccgatcagtcctgtcagcaagcatttctgactcatgctggagtcctaaacactcagagcttccagcctgctttgttcacagccaaacaggctgtgaacaaagcaggctggcagctctgagtgttctcctttgtgaacaaagcagactggcagctcgtagtgtttaggactcctgcatgagtctgaaatgcttgctgccaggactggtagggagacccctagtggtcatttcttcaaagtggaaaattaaatagaaagaagcatatttttttaataacatgcaattgtaaagttattcggcatacattaatctataatatatgaaaagtttttttgatgagaggtaccctttaataataatGGAACTCAAGTGATGCCTGCTTTAACATGACTTGTAATGGAAGGTTCTTCTGAAATGCCATCTACATATTCTGAATTATAGGatatgcacattaaaggggttatccaggaataaaaaaaact
Above is a genomic segment from Hyla sarda isolate aHylSar1 chromosome 1, aHylSar1.hap1, whole genome shotgun sequence containing:
- the LOC130337968 gene encoding D(1C) dopamine receptor-like isoform X2; protein product: MPMDKNVSLTTNFSFGTSVMRRDGNKTSEIAPQQVVVGMLLTVIDLVTFLGNTVVFICPAVEKKLRTVTYMFIMSLAMADLLVACLVMPFSIIYEVTGMWLFGRQFCKVWISFDVMFCTASIVTLCFISLDRYCSVVTPYHYSKRMSRRRCILMTVTIWVYSSLISFLPVMQGWNEIPGIDFDNGKECIFVTNWTFAIVASSLAFYIPFMIMCSMYFFIYRASRLKATRIVSQTLDLHYHPNSKRQNNLQLEHKATRTMSIIISVFVMCWLPYFVLNVLIAAKGTSSTSKEHASDCSGESCMCCNGPSPTAP
- the LOC130337968 gene encoding octopamine receptor-like isoform X1, producing MPMDKNVSLTTNFSFGTSVMRRDGNKTSEIAPQQVVVGMLLTVIDLVTFLGNTVVFICPAVEKKLRTVTYMFIMSLAMADLLVACLVMPFSIIYEVTGMWLFGRQFCKVWISFDVMFCTASIVTLCFISLDRYCSVVTPYHYSKRMSRRRCILMTVTIWVYSSLISFLPVMQGWNEIPGIDFDNGKECIFVTNWTFAIVASSLAFYIPFMIMCSMYFFIYRASRLKATRIVSQTLDLHYHPNSKRQNNLQLEHKATRTMSIIISVFVMCWLPYFVLNVLIAAKGTSSTSKVLVNTFKYITWLGYCNSTINPMLYAFLNRDFQRALKKLLICRRWRSQVDIGDDMVSIVTFSKTAQDPEYNIKLPMSNCVLKSKQGMKCPPTVHY